CGACGATTTCGTCGGGATCGACATTACCTCACGGATCGGCTTCTCGCCGATCTGGAAGGCGTTCATCACCTCGTCGCGGCGTTCCTCGGAAAGGTCGCCCTCTTCGAGGATCGAGCCGAGTCGGTTCCGAAGGTCCGCACGGGACTCGATGACGTCCTCTTCGGTCTCGAGCCACGCGCCGGTCATCTCGATCCCGAAGAGTTTGAGCGTCAGTTTCGCGATCCCGTCGCCGAGCGTGATGACCGGCGAGATCAGCCAATGGAACCAGTACAACGGTGCCGCTCCGTACCGACAGACCACTCGCGACCGTTCGACGCCGAGGTACGTCGGCGTCTGCTCTCCATGAGTCAGATGGACCAGGTTGATGATGAGGAAGGCGAGGATCGCGCCGCTTCCGATCGAGGCCAGCGCCGTGTTCGCGAAGAGGGGCTCGAAAATGGCCGCGAGCGCGGGTTCGGCGACGATCCCGACCGCGATGCTCGAAGCCGTAATGCCGACTTGACACGTGGTCAGATAGAGTTCGAGGTTGTCGGTCATCTCCCACGCGCGCTCGAGTTTGGGGTTGTCGGCGACGAACTCTTCCTCGGTGAACTGCCGAGCGCGCGTCAGCGCGAACTCGATGGCGACGAAGAACGCGTTCGCGAGGATCAACAAGAGCCCGGCAATCAGACGGACCGCGATTGTTCCGACGGTCCTGATTTAGCACTCACGACCTCAGTTGGAATCGGTCGATATGATGCGCCGACCGAGAACGGCGCTCGCGATCGCGGCCACGAGGCCGGTGATCAGGGCGAGCGCTCGTCGATGCATCGACGCCTGAAGCAGGTAGCTTCGACCGCGCGCCCGGTCGTCGAACGGCCCGTGAGCGCCGAAGTCGCCGGACACCGGCTCGTACAGGTTGTGCTCGCGGTCGGGATCGACCGGCTCGTCGGTCTGCTGGGAGTCGTAGCCGCCGCTAGCGAGAAGGTTGTCGAGCCGCCGCGGGATCAAACGGTTCCCGAGGATCGCTTTCACCGTCGATCGGCCGACCCACAGCTCGTCCCTGTCGTGGTCGACCGCCCAGACGATCGCTCGAGCGGCGACCTCGGGCTGATAGATCGGTGGTACCGGCTGCGGTTTTCTCGGGAGTCGGGTTTTCGTCCACTCGAACTGCGGAGTATTCATCGCGGGCATCTGTACCATCGATAGCTGGACGTCGGAGTCGTCGTGGAGCAGTTCCGTTCGCACGGATTCGGTATAGCCCTGGATCGCGTGTTTCGCACCACAGTAGGCCGACTGGAGTGGAATCCCTCGATACGCCAGCGCGGAGCCGACTTGCACGATCGTCCCCTCGTCGCGGTCCCGCATTCGATCGAGCGCGGTCTGCGTCCCGTAGACGTACCCCAGATACGTGACCTCGGTGACGCGACGGTAGTCGGCGGCGGTCATCTCCGCAGCGGGCGAGAACACCGACACCATCGCGTTGTTCACCCAGACGTCGATCGGTCCGAACGCGTCCTCGACGGTTTCGGCTGCGGCCTCGACCGCGTCGGGATCAGCGACGTCCGTCGGGACGGTGACTGCTTCGCCACCGGCCCGCTCGACCGCCTCGCGTGCGCCCTCGAGGCCGTCCTCGCCCCGCGCGACCAGGCCGACCTTCGCGCCGCGTTCGGCGAACGTACGAGCGGTGGCTCGCCCGACGCCGGCTGATGCACCTGTGACGACGACGACTTCGGAGTCGGTAGTTTCGGACATGGTTAGCTACTGAGGGGATTCAATCGATCGACCGTCTCGGAGGAGGCATACCGTTCCCAGCCGCCGTACCGATCCGTAATCGGCCCTCGCGGGACGCTGAGGATCAGGATGA
This portion of the Haloterrigena gelatinilytica genome encodes:
- a CDS encoding SDR family oxidoreductase yields the protein MSETTDSEVVVVTGASAGVGRATARTFAERGAKVGLVARGEDGLEGAREAVERAGGEAVTVPTDVADPDAVEAAAETVEDAFGPIDVWVNNAMVSVFSPAAEMTAADYRRVTEVTYLGYVYGTQTALDRMRDRDEGTIVQVGSALAYRGIPLQSAYCGAKHAIQGYTESVRTELLHDDSDVQLSMVQMPAMNTPQFEWTKTRLPRKPQPVPPIYQPEVAARAIVWAVDHDRDELWVGRSTVKAILGNRLIPRRLDNLLASGGYDSQQTDEPVDPDREHNLYEPVSGDFGAHGPFDDRARGRSYLLQASMHRRALALITGLVAAIASAVLGRRIISTDSN